One genomic segment of Mus pahari chromosome 4, PAHARI_EIJ_v1.1, whole genome shotgun sequence includes these proteins:
- the Fabp12 gene encoding fatty acid-binding protein 12 — protein sequence MVDQLQGTWKSVSCDNFENYMKELGVGRASRKLGCLAKPTVTISTDGDLITIKTRSIFKNQEISFKLGEEFEEITPRGRKSKSTVILDNDSLVQVQDWDGKKTTICRRLVDGKMVVESAVNNVTCTRTYQRV from the exons ATGGTGGACCAGCTTCAAGGAACATGGAAATCTGTTTCTTGTGACAATTTTGAAAACTACATGAAGGAATTGG GAGTGGGGAGAGCCAGCAGGAAACTGGGCTGTCTGGCAAAGCCCACAGTGACCATCAGCACAGACGGAGACCTGATCACCATCAAAACCAGAAGCATCTTTAAAAACCAGGAGATTTCCTTCAAGCTGGGCGAGGAGTTTGAGGAAATCACACCACGTGGCCGCAAAAGCAAG AGTACAGTAATCTTAGATAACGACTCCTTGGTTCAAGTCCAGGACTGGGATGGCAAGAAAACCACGATCTGCAGGAGGCTGGTAGATGGGAAAATGGTGGTG GAAAGTGCAGTGAATAATGTCACCTGTACCCGAACATACCAGAGAGTTTAA